A stretch of DNA from Pyramidobacter porci:
GTCTCGCAGCTTTTTGGCGCTGGGAAAAGACGGGAACTCCTCGACGCCGTCCATACGGTCGTCGCCTTCGGCCTTGCCGGCGGGGCGGTCCTTTCTGTCCTTGGCGTGGCGACGGCGCCCGTCTGCCTGCGGTGGCTGGACGTTCCCGAGGATATCTTTCCTTCGGCGCTGTCGTATGTGCGCATTTACTATGCGGGGTTCGTTTTTTCCATGCTCTACAATATCGGAGCCGGGGTCCTGCGGGCGGTCGGAAACTCCCAAACGCCTTTTTGCGTGCTCGTCGTTTCCGGCGGCGTCAACGTCGTTCTGGATCTGCTCTTCGTTGGGCTGTTTCGTTGGGGCGTCTCGGGCGCCGCGCTGGCGACCGCCGCGGCGCAGATGCTCAGCGCGCTGCTGGCGCTGAACGCTCTGAACGAAAAAAACGGCGTCGAGGGCTTTTCCGTCCGGCGGGCGCGTTTTCACCGTCCGGCGCTGAGAGCCATCGTTTGTCTGGGACTTCCCGTAGGACTGCAGTCGTCGCTTTATCCCGTCGCCAACATGATGATTCAAGGCGCCGTCAATAGGACCGGAACGAACAACATCGCCGCCTGGGCGCTGTGCGGGAAGCTGGATTTTATGATCTGGCTGGCGGCGGACTCTCTGGCGGCGGCGATATCGACTTTCGTCGCCCAAAATTACGGCGCAGGGCAGTTCGCGAGGTCCCGACGCGGCGTCCTCGTCGGGACGGGAATGACGGCCAGCCTCGTCGCTGCGCTGGGCGCGGCGCTGTATCTCTGGAACGAGCCGCTGGGCAGGCTGTTCGTCAATCCGTCCGATCACGACGTGATCCCGATCATGGCGCAGCTGATGCGATTTTTGTCGCCGCTTTACTTTGTTTATGTGTTCGGCGAAGCGTTTTCAGCGGCCATCCGCGGCGCGGGGGAGACGTTGCGACCGATGCTGCTCACTCTCATCGCTACCTGCACTTCGCGCGTGCTCTGGATCCTGTTCGTGGTTCCTCGAAGCCGCGGGCTGATCACGATCGTCGCGAGTTATCCCGTGTCGTGGGCGCTGACGGCCGTTTCATTCGCGGTCTATTATCGGATTTTCGCGGGAAAACGTTTGATGAATCCTGCGGAAGAAGCGACAGGATCATATTGACGATCTTTCACAGGACAAGCGCTGTGGTGAAGCGACAAAGACAAAAAGGAGCGGGGCCTGAGCCCCGCTCCTTTTTGTCTTTAAAACTCTTCACTTGACGATCTCGACGCCGCGGAAGAAGTCCCAGTTGCGGGGCGAGATGTACATGCCCTTGACGCGCTCGCTGACCATGTAGGGGGTGGAGTAATAGTTGATGGGCAGCACGGGCAGATCCTGCATGAGGATGTCCTCGGCCTTGAGCAGATAGCCGATGCGCTTGGCGTGGTCCATTTCGCTGCGGGCCGCCACGACGAGCTTGTCGTATTCGGGGTTGTTGTAGCCGGTGACGTTCTCGGGCGAGTCGGAAACGAGGATGTCCATCAGACTGGCGGGATCGAAAAAGTCGACGAGGTAGGCGTGGCGCGCGATCTGGTAGTTCTTCTGGAAGCGGGTGTTGATGAAGACTTTCCACTCCTCGTTGTACAGTTCGACTTCGATGCCGAGGTTCCTCTTCCACATGGCCTGAAGGGCTTCGGCGATGTTTTTGTTGCCTTCGTTGGTGTTGTACTTGTACGTCACCTTGGGGAAACCCTTGCCGTCGGGATAGCCGGCCTCGGCCAGCAGCTTGCGCGCCTCTTCGGGCTGAGCGCGGTTGCTGAAGTAGGATTTGCCGGCGGAGCGGAAGTCCTTGCCGTCTTCCGGTCCGGGCAGGCCGTAGGGGATGTAGGCGTTGGCCGGAGCCTGACCGGCCATGGTCACCTTGTCGACGATGCCCTGACGGTCGACGGCCAGCGCAAAGGCGCGGCGCACGAGCGGATTGTCGAACGGCGGCTGCGTGACGTTGAAGACGCTGAAGCTGACTCCGAGCGTGTTGACGGTCTTGGCCTGGGCGCTCTTGAGCAGAACGGGGATCTGCATGGAAGGCAGACGCTTGGTGAAGTCGATCTTGCCGCCCTTGAAGGCCGCGAGCGCGGTGTTGGGGTCGGTGATCATGACGACGCGGACCTTGTCGATCTTGACGTTCTCGGCATCCCAGTAGTGGGGATTTTTGACGAGCGTCATCTCGGCGTTGTGCTTCCACTCGGTAAGGTAGAAGGGGCCGTTGCAGAGGATCGTGTCGGGCGAGGTCGTCCAGTCGCGGGGATGGGCTTCGACGACTTCGGGCTTGGCGGGGAAGAAGATGTGATAGGACAGGTGGTCGAGCATCAGCGGGTTCTGATAGGCGAGCTTCAGCTCGAGGGTGGTGTTGTCGACGGCCCTGATGCCGACGTCCTCGGCCTTGCACTTGCCGTTGTAGAAGTTTTCGGCGTTGACGATGGGGAAGCCGAGGAAGGCATAGGGCGAAGCGACGTTGGGATCGACGACGCGCAGCAGGCCGTAGCGGAAGTGTTCGGCCGTCAGCGGCGTGCCGTCGTGCCATTTGAGGCCGTCGCGGAGGTGGAACGTCCAGGTCAGGCCGTCTTCGGAAACGTCCCAGCTCTTGGCCAGCCCCGGCTCGGGTTTGTCCTCGAGGGACACGCGCACCAGACCTTCGAAGAGGTTGTAGATGACGGTGGAGCCGTCGGTGGCGTTGTTCAGCACCGGGTCGATCGTTCTCGGTTCGACGCCGAGGTTGTAGACGAAGACCTTCTCCGCCGCGCACGCGCTCGCGCACAAAGCAAGCGCCGCGGCTGCTGCCAAAATCCAACTGCGTTTTCTCATGACTGAATCCTCCTTACGTATAATGACGCGCACGAAAGGTGCACGGTGAAGCCTAGTTGTTCGCCAGCCAGCAGGCGCACTGATGTTCGCCGCCGGCGAGTTGCGGCGCTTCGACGCCGCAGCGGTCAAACGCCCGCGGGCAGCGGGTGTGGAACTTGCAGCCCGAAGGCGGATCGATCGGGCTGGGCACTTCGCCGACAAGCTGGATGCGCTTTCTCGCGTCGGACTTGTCGGGGTCGGGAACGGGAATGGCCGACAGCAGAGACTGCGTGTAAGGATGAAGCGGATTGGTGTAAAGCTCGTTGCTCCCCGCCACTTCGACGATGTTGCCGAGGTACATGACGGCGACGCGGTCGCTGATGTGCTTGACCATCGACAGATCGTGGGCGATAAACAGATACGTCAGCCCCAGATCGTGCTGTAAGTCTTCGAGCGTGTTGACGATCTGCGCCTGGATGGACACGTCCAGCGCCGAGATCGGCTCGTCGCAGATGATGCATTCCGGCTCGACGGCCAGCGCGCGGGCGATGCCGATGCGCTGGCGCTGCCCGCCGGAGAACTCGTGCGGGTAGCGGTTGGCGTGCTCACTGTTGAGCCCGACGATGGAAAGCAGGCGGCGCATGCGGTCGATGCGTTCGTCCCGCGGCACGCCGTGGATCACCATCGGCTCGATGACGATGTCGCCGACGGTCATGCGCGGATTGAGCGAGGCGTACGGATCTTGGAAGATCATCTGCAGTTCCTTGCGGTAGGGGATCATTTCCTTCTGCGAAAGGTTTGCCAGCTCGTGCCCTTTCCACCTCACGCTGCCCGAGGTGACGTCATACAGCCTGATGATCGTGCGTCCAGTGGTGGTTTTGCCGCAGCCGGACTCGCCGACCAGGCCGAGCGTTTCGCCGCGGCGGATGCTGAATGACACGCCGTCGACGGAGCGCACGACGCCCTTTGGCACGTTGAAGTGCTTGACCAGATCCGTGACTTCGAGAAGGATTTCCTGGTTGCCGGTCATCGCGCATCACCTCCGTGGGGCGCGCGCTGAAGCCAGCACGCGGCTGAATGGCCTTCCTCGACGAACTGCGTTTCGGGCGGATACTGCAGGCAGACGCGCATCGCCTTGGGACAGCGCAGCGCGTACGGACAGCCCTTGGGCGGGTTGAGCAGATCGGGCGGCTGCCCCTTGATGGGGATCAGACGTTCCTTGGTGAGGTTGTCGGGATTGGGCACCGACTTGAGCAGCCCCTGCGTGTAAGGATGCGCCGGGCGATAGAAAATGTCGCGCCGCGTCCCTTCCTCGACGACATGCCCGCTGTACATGACGGCGACGCGGTCGGCCATGCCGGCGATGACGCCGAGATCGTGCGTGATGAGGATGATGGCGGTGTTCCATTTTTTCTGCAGATCTTTCATCAGTTCGAGGATCTGCGCCTGCACGGTGACGTCGAGCGCCGTCGTCGGTTCGTCGGCGATGAGCAGGTCGGGATTGCAGGCCAGCGCCATGGCGATCATCAGGCGCTGGCGCTGCCCGCCGGAGAACTGGTGCGGATATTGGCCGATGCGCTCTTCGGCCGGCTCAATGCCGACGTCGTGAAGCAGTTCGATCACGCGCTTTTTCGCCTCGGCCTTGGTCATGTGCTTATGGCGGATGAGCGGTTCGCACAGCTGGTACGAGACGGACAGCACCGGATTGAGGCTGGTCATCGGGTCCTGAAAGATCATGGAGATCTTGTTGGCGCGGATGTCCGACATCTGTTTGTAGTTCATCGTCGTCAGTTCCTGCCCCTCGAAGTTGACCGAACCGCCGACGACTTTTCCCGAAGGACCGAGCAGATGCAGCATCGACAGCATCGTCACGGACTTGCCGCTGCCCGATTCGCCGACGATGCCCAGCACTTCGCCCTTGCTGAGCTTCAGCGAGACGCCGCCGACGGCCTTGACCTCGCCGACCGGGGTAAAGAAAGAGGTGTGCAGGTCGCTGATCGTGAGAATGTTTTCCGACATGAAAATCTTCCCCCCTCTTTGCCTACTTGCGCAGCCGCGGATCGAGCGCGTCCCTCAGACCGTCGCCGAAGAAGTTGAACGCGAGGATCGTCAGCGAGATCGCCATGGCGGGGAAGAACAGCTGGTAGGGATAGACCATCAGCGCGTTCATCGCGTCGCTGCTGAGCACGCCCCACGAAGCCATCGGCGCGCTGACGCCGAGGCCGACGAAACTCAGGAACGCTTCGGCGAAAATCGCCTGCGGGATGCAGAACGTCAGCGTGACGAGGATCGGTCCCATGGCGTTGGGAATCAGGTGCCGCAGCAGCATGCGCGCCGGCGAAGCGCCGATGACGCGCGCCGCGAGCACGAACTCCTCGTTTTTGACGCGCATGACCTCGGCGCGGACAATGCGCGCCATGTTGGTCCAGTAGTTGATGCCCAGCGTGATGAAAATGCTCTTCAGCCCCGGACCGACCACGACCATCAACAGAATGACGTAGATCATCGTCGGCACGCTGCGGATCGTGTCGACGATGCGCATCATCACGTCGTCGGTGCGTCCGCCGACGAAGCCGGAGATGCTGCCGTAGATCACGCCGATCGTCAGGTTGATCAGGCTGGCCATCAGGCCGACGGCCAGCGAGATGCGCGCGCCGTACATGACGCGCACGAACATGTCGCGGCCGAACATGTCGGTGCCGAACGGATGCGCCCACGAGGGAAACTCGTTGGAGATGAGGAAATCCTGTTCGTCGTAGGCGTAGGGCGACAGCAGCGGCCCGAAGATCGCCATCAGGAAGATGCAGACGATCAGGAACAGGCCGAACATCGCCAGCTTGTCGCGTTTGAGGCGCTGCCAGGCGTCCTGCCAGTACGTCTGGCTGGGGCGGATGAACTCCGCCTTGTTTTTCTCTTCCGCGCCGACGAACTCGAACAGCGACGCGTCGTTCAGATCGGGCAGGCGGAGCGGGCGCGCTTCCGCGGAAGTTTTTTCAGTCATCATGCGTCCCCCCTATTTGGCCAGCTTGATGCGCGGATCGATAAAGCCGAGGCAGATATCGACGAGCAGATTCATGAACACCAGCAAGGCGCTGAAGAAGATCGTCACGCCCATGATCGTCGTGTAGTCGCGGTTCTGGATGCTCGTCACGAAAAACAGCCCCAGCCCGGGAATGCCGAACACCTGCTCGACGACGAAGCTGCCCGTGAGGATGCCTGCGATCAGCGGCCCCAGATAGGTGACGACGGGGATGATCGCGTTGCGCAGCGCGTGGATGTACACGACCGTGCGCTCGCGCAGCCCTTTGGAATAGGCGGTGCGGATGTAATCCTGCTGGATCACTTCGAGCATGCTGGAGCGCGTCAGGCGCGAGATGAACGCCGCCGGATAGCCCGCCAGCGTGATTGCCGGCAGGATCGACGTCGGCAGACCTTCCCAGAAACCGACGGTGACGATCCCCCAGCGGTAGGCGAAGAAATAGACCATCAGCGTGGCGATCACGTAGTTCGGTATCGTGATCCCCAGCGTGGCCAGCACCATGGCCGTCTTGTCCTGCCATCGCCCTCGCCGCAGCGCCGAAATGATGCCCGCGGGGATGCCGACGATCAGCGAGAGCAAAATCGCCAGCGAGCCGACCAACGCGGAGGCGGGGAACGAACCGGAAATCAGCTGGTTGACCGTCATGCCCTCGTAGCGGTAAGAAGGGCCGAAATCGAAGTGGACCGCGTTCCACAGATAATGCCCGTACTGTTTCCAGAGCGGGTCGTTCATGTGGTAGCGTTCCAGAATTTTCTCCATGATCTCCGGCGGGATCACCTTTTCGTCGGTGAACGGCCCCCCCGGAATGGCCCGCATCAGAAAAAACGTCAGCGTGATGATCACGAACAGCGTCAGCAAACTCGTGGATATTCTTTGCAGCACGTACTTCAGCATACGACAAGCCCCCCTGTATGTTCTCGAAAAAATCGCCTGGCGCGATTTCTTAATAACCACACGTTTTATCAGAATTTATATAAGAAAACAATCTAAAAGATAAATTTATCTTAGCATGAAGTTCGAGGCTTGGAAAGTTCATTCTGCATGGTCAATAAAGAAAATAATCGCTGAATGTCGGACATATTGCCGGGATTTGTCGTTTGATCCGGCGGAAAACCTAGCAAAATCATCGGGCGAAGCGGTTCATCACAAGACGAAGAAAATATCGCCGACGAAAAAAGAGGGACGGAAAACGCGCCGCTCGCGTTTCCCGCCCCTCTTTGTGCTATTGTTCGCTCAGTTCCCTTTCATTGGCCACGAATTTCAGTTTTTCGCGGCGGTCTCGTTTTTGCGGTAGCGGTCCATGACGGCCAGCAGGCGCTTCATGGCGGCGACGGCCTTGTCGTGGTCCTGCGAGAAGTTGATGCGGAACTGGTGCAGGAACTGGGGGCCGAACTCGGTGCCGGGGGTGACGATCACGTCCGCCAGCTCGCGCACGACGCGGATGAAGGCGTGCAGGCTGACGTCGAGTTCGGGAATGGTCACGAAGAGATAGCTGCCGCCGTCGGTCGCCCGGGCGGAAACGCCCTTCGCCGCGGCAAGAACCTTCATGATGTCGTCGCGGATGCGCCGGTGTTCGGCGACGCGGGCGTCCATCCAGCCGGCCGGCTCGTTGAACCACGTGGAGAACACGGCCTGGTTGTAGCCGGGGCAGCGCAGGGCCATGATGGCCTGAAGCTTTTCCATGCGCTCGATCACGTCGGCGCTGCCGAACGCCGCGCCAAGGCGAAAGCCGCTGAGCGACTCGGTTTTGGAGGGGCCGATGATGGTGATCAGGTTGCCGGGAACTTCTTTTTGAGCGGCCAGATGGGTGTACTTCACGCCCGGGTAGACCTGGCGGCTGTAAAGCTCGTCGACGATCAGCGCGGCGCCGTATTTTTTCGCCAGCGCGGCGATGGCGCAGATTTCCTCGCAGGAATAGACGCAGCCCACGGGATTGTTGGGGTTGGAGAAAAGGAACAGTTTCGCGCCGTCCTGAAACGCTTTTTCCAGCGCGGCGAGGTCGAGGCCGGCCTTGCCGGAAACGTCCGCGTAATCCATCTGAACGGGGATCAGCTCGCCGCCGAAGAACTCGACCATCTTGCGGTTGGCGAAGTAGTCGGGCTCGACGATGGCGACTTTGTCGCCGGGCATTACGTTCGCGCCCATGGCGAGGAACAGGGCGCCCTGCGTGCCGGGCGTGAGGATCAGATTCTGCGCCGGATCGATCTTCGCGCCGTTGAAGGCCGAAAGCTTTTCCGCCACGTGTTCGAGCACGGTCCTGCGGCCGCGGTACGGCGTGTAAGCCTGAGCGCCGCCCTCGAAGAAGCCGTGGGAAAACGCTTCGAAACTGCCGGGCGTAGGCAGGTGGGCGTCGACGTCGCCGTGAGAGAAGTCGACGCGCGGGCCTGCCAGCTTTTCGCCGCGCAGGTCGAGCTGTTCTGACTTCTGCAGGCTTTCCTGGCCGGGCGCGTTGTCGATGCCGAGCATGGCAAACTTTTCAACGATATTCATGATAAATGCCGCCTTTCATCATAATGGTGCAGGATGGTGAAACAATTTGAGTTTATTCTAAATCAGCGCGGCGGAAAAAATCCAATAACCAGTCGCGCATGGGAGTGTGTTCGGAATGGAATGGCCTGATGTTTAGCGGACTTCCGGGCAGCTTTTGAGATAGGCGACAAAACTCTTCTGCCGTTCGTTGGCGAGGGTCCGTTCGTTGAAGACTACCCGAATCTGCCGCTGCGTGTCGGAATGGTCGAGGCGGTACAGGCAGAGATCCGGCGAAAAGCCGGCGTAGCAGGGGATGGAGGCGCGGATGAAGGCCACGCCAAGCCCCGCTTCGGCCAGACGGTAGGCCGTGAGCAGCTGGTCCAGCTCCATCACGATCTGCGGCTCGAAGCCGGCGTCGTGACAGATTTTCAGCCCGCGGGCGCGGATGTCGTTGCCGGGCTTGAGGAACAGGAAGCGCTCGCCGGCGAAGACTCCGATCGACACGCAGGGAGCGTCCTCGTTGACCAGGCCGCCGTGGAAGTCGCTCTCGTCAAGAGCGAAATCCCGCAGGCGGGCGTTGATCGGATTGGCGCGCGGCGCCGCGAGGACGATCGATTCGCTTTTGAGGGCAAAGGATTGCAGATCGGCCGGCATGTTTTCTTCGACCGTCAAGCCGAGGTCGAGCACGCCGGCGCGAAGCAGCTCGCGCAATTCGGCGTCGTTGGTCTCGATGAGCTTGGCGGAGAAGTCGGGGTGCTCCATCTGAAACGACGCCACGAGCGGGGGCAGCACGTAAGTGCAGAAGAACGACGGCGCGCCAATGACGAGATCGGCCTTCTTTTGACGGCGCAGGCTTTCGCAGTATTTCTCGAGCTCGTGTCGCACCTGCTCGAGGCGGCGGAAGTACTCGATGAAGCGCTGTCCTTCGGGAGTGATGCGGAGCGGCGAAGAGCCGCGGTCGAAGATGGCGGCGCCGAGATTTTTTTCCACCTTGCGCACGATTTTGCTGAGCGCCGGCTGGGAGATATAGTTTTTCTCCGCGGCGCGCGTGAAGCTCAATTCCTCGCCGACGGCGAGGATCATGGCGATTTCCCGAAACTCGACCGGTTCCATTCTCCGAGGCTCCTTCCCGTTTCATGATCAGATTCAGTTTATCATGAAACGTCCGGCGCGGACGAAAAAGATTTCCGCGCGCCGCCGGCGCGAATTTACTTTCCAGTGAAACGGAGTACAATACAGAGACAGCGGCGTCATCCCGTCGGGACGGCGCCGCTGTCTGCAAAAGCGCGGGCGGAAAACGTCGGCCGTCCGCGAAGAACGTCGTAAAGAGAACCCTGCGAGGACATCATGAAAAAATCCCTTGAACTGCTGGCGCCCGCCGGAACGTGGGAGGCCCTCGAAGCGGCGGTGAACGCCGGGGCCGACGCCGTGTATCTGGGCGGCAAGGCTTTCGGCGCGCGCGCTTACGCCGGTAATTTCGACCGCGACGAGCTGAGCCGTGCCGTGCGTTTTGCGCATTTGCACGGCGTGCGCCTGTTCGTGGCGGTGAACACGCTCGCGGACGATCGGGAGATGCGCGAGCTGGCGGATTACCTGGCTTTTCTGAGCAACGCCGGCGTGGACGCCATCATCGTGCAGGACCTCGGCGTTTTGCGTCTGGCCCGTCTCGTCGCGCCGGAACTGCCGCGGCACGCCAGCACGCAGATGACGATCACCAATGCGGCCGGCGTCCGCTTCGCCGCGGACTGCGGCATGGTTCGCGCCGTGCCGGCCCGCGAGCTTTCGATCGCCGATCTCCGGGCCGCCGCGGCCGAAGACATCGAGATCGAAGCGTTCATCCACGGCGCGCTGTGCGTCTGTTATTCCGGCCAGTGCCTGATGAGCAGTCTGATCGGCGGACGCAGCGGCAACCGCGGCCGCTGCGCTCAGCCCTGCCGCATGCCGTATACGCTGATAGGCGACAGCGGAGAAAATCTCCTGCGCGGTTCCGCCGGCGCGTATCTGCTCAGCCCCCGCGACCTGAACACGCTCGACGTGCTGCCGCAGATGATCGAAGCCGGCGTCTGTTCCTTCAAGATCGAAGGTCGCATGAAACGGCCCGAGTACGTGGCCGCGGTTGTCGACGCGTACCGCCGCGCCATCGACAGTTATCTGACGGGGGACTACCGCGTGCCGGAACGCGACCGCGCCAACGTCGAACAGATCTTCAACCGCGGCTTTACGACGGCGTACCTGACGGGACGCCCGGGACGGAAGATGATCAGCGATTCCCGCCCCGACAACCGCGGCGTGATCGTCGGCCGCGTCGAATCCTTGGGGCGCGACCGCGCCACAATCAGGCTGGAGAAGGAACTGCGCCGCGGCGACGGGCTCGAGTTCGCGGGCACAGGCGAAAGCGGCGCCGGTACGACCGTGGCTTCTCTGACCGTCGGTGGGTGCACGGTCGAGCGCGCTCCGGCCGGTTCTCTGGCCGAGATCGACGTGCCGCCCGGCGTGCGCCGGGACGCGCCCGTGTTCCGCACGCTGGACAAAAAACTGATCGAGTACGCCGCGACATTCTACGGCGAAAAGAACAAACGGCGCGTGCCCGTGAACGCCAGAGTTTCGGTGGCCGTCGGGCGTCCGCTGGAAGTCGAATTCAGCGACGGCGAAGGGCACACGGGAACGGGGCGCACAAGCTTCCTCGCCGAAGCGGCCCGCACGCGCCCTCTGGACGAAGCGTCGCTGCGCCGCCAGCTCGAGCGCCTCGGCGCGACGGAATACGTTCTGAACGGACTGGAACTGGCGCTCGAAGGTGAACTGATGGTCCCCGTCGGCGAGATCAACGAGGCCCGCCGCCAGGCCTGCGAAGCGCTGGATCGGGCGCGGCTCGACGATTTTCTGCCGCCGCGCCGCCCCGTGGAGAACGCCGCGGCTTCGGCGCAGCTCGAACGGGAAAATGCCGCTCTGAAAAAATTGGCCGCCGCGCGCCCCGCGGAGAAAACGCGGCTTTCCGTGTGGACCGATCGGCTCGACGGCGTGCGGGCGGCGCTCGACGGCGGCGCCGACTGGGTGATCTTCGGCGGCGACCGCTATTGCGGTAGAGACGCCGGCTTTTCCGACTGCGCCGCCGCGGTCGAACTGATCCACGCCGCCGGCAGGCGCGCCGCGCTCGGCACGCCGCGCATCGTCGCGGAACCGCAGCTGCGTCTTTTCGAAAAATTCTTGCGCCATGTCCAAGACAGCGGCGCCGACCAGCTCAACGTCCACAACCTCGGCCTCTGGCAGCTGGCGCGCGAAATGGAACTGAAAATCCCCCTGTGGGCCGACATGAGCTTGAACATCTACAACAGCCAGAGCCTGCTCTTCTGGCGCGAGAGTGGCGCCGCCGGCGCCACGCCGTCGGTCGAGCTGAACATGCCCCAGATCCGCCATCTGGCCGGCGTCAGCCCGCTGCCGCTGGAGTGTCTCGTGCAGGGCCCGGTCGAGATGATGGTGTCGGAGTACAATGTCGGCGACAGCTTCCTCGGCGGCAAGGGAAAAGACGCCGCCGGCCGCCGCGGGGAAATCTATCTGCGCGACCGCACGCGCGCGGCGTTCCGCCTGGCGAGCGACCAGTTCGGCCGTATGCACGTGCTCAACTCGCAGGATCTCTGCGCCCTCGACCTCGTGCCGCGGCTGCGGGAAATCGGCGTCGCCCGCCTGCGCATCGACG
This window harbors:
- a CDS encoding DUF3656 domain-containing U32 family peptidase, whose protein sequence is MKKSLELLAPAGTWEALEAAVNAGADAVYLGGKAFGARAYAGNFDRDELSRAVRFAHLHGVRLFVAVNTLADDREMRELADYLAFLSNAGVDAIIVQDLGVLRLARLVAPELPRHASTQMTITNAAGVRFAADCGMVRAVPARELSIADLRAAAAEDIEIEAFIHGALCVCYSGQCLMSSLIGGRSGNRGRCAQPCRMPYTLIGDSGENLLRGSAGAYLLSPRDLNTLDVLPQMIEAGVCSFKIEGRMKRPEYVAAVVDAYRRAIDSYLTGDYRVPERDRANVEQIFNRGFTTAYLTGRPGRKMISDSRPDNRGVIVGRVESLGRDRATIRLEKELRRGDGLEFAGTGESGAGTTVASLTVGGCTVERAPAGSLAEIDVPPGVRRDAPVFRTLDKKLIEYAATFYGEKNKRRVPVNARVSVAVGRPLEVEFSDGEGHTGTGRTSFLAEAARTRPLDEASLRRQLERLGATEYVLNGLELALEGELMVPVGEINEARRQACEALDRARLDDFLPPRRPVENAAASAQLERENAALKKLAAARPAEKTRLSVWTDRLDGVRAALDGGADWVIFGGDRYCGRDAGFSDCAAAVELIHAAGRRAALGTPRIVAEPQLRLFEKFLRHVQDSGADQLNVHNLGLWQLAREMELKIPLWADMSLNIYNSQSLLFWRESGAAGATPSVELNMPQIRHLAGVSPLPLECLVQGPVEMMVSEYNVGDSFLGGKGKDAAGRRGEIYLRDRTRAAFRLASDQFGRMHVLNSQDLCALDLVPRLREIGVARLRIDARTYRPDGIRRLTDLYRRALSGALRNPQNLPNTTRGHYSRGVM